TTGCAGCAAAAATGTTGGAAACCCAGGAATTGCCTATACCCCTCCAGTTTATCATTATATATAAAAGCCTCAAATATAGCCAGATATTGAGAATTGTTGATGTCGATGAGTTTCTTTAGCATGTGAAAGGCTGTTTTGGATCTAACACCCCTAATATTCCAAAAAAAGAGCACTAATCATTAAGATTATTTAGGGGGTTGTCTTCCTTTTGTATCCTCCTTATAGAAGGATGGTTTCTGTTCCTGCTTTTTCTGCCATTTTTCCTTGTTTCACTCCTTCCTCTCCTGTTATTTTGAAATTGATCTTTCATAATGGAAAGAGAGTTTTGATCTTCTTTACAATCCTCTTGTTGATTGATGGATTGTTCTACACTTTGACTGTTTACAGAGCTGATTTCTTATTGATTGGGGTATTTGTTATCATCTTTATTTTCATATAAATCCACAACAAGTTGTAAGCCAGGGAGGTTTCTTATCTCTGTCGGGACTGTAAAAGAACTATGGTTTACCACTTTGTTCTTGGCTTTTTATTTTTTCACTATTGTCTTCATGAAAGTTTTGAATGTTTGTGTCATGTTGCTATAATTCCTCCTTTTCGTTGCTCTCAACCTGCTTCTCACTAGAATGAGGACTGACTTTTTTATCATTTGGATCTTTTTGGGAGACATTGTTCTTTGACATAGGGCTCAGAATACTTTCCTCAATGGCTTGTCTCGAGAAATCGTTCTGTTTTGTTGCTGAAgcattttcttctcttcttttactATTGACAGGTTTAAACACAACTTTGCTCTTTTTAGGTAATTTTTTGGTCTTCTTCTTCttagtcttcttctttttttccttactAATTTTGTGGCAATTTTTTTCTTGTTGCTGATTGTCGTGTTGTTGTATTTGGTTATTTTCTGAACTTGGAAGTTTTGGGACCTTTTCATTGCTACTTTCATCGACCTTCCTCCCTTCTTGCTCTTTAACAGATTGAAGATCACTGGAACCGTACCTCtatttttccttctcttcttcATGTAAATTTTCAGCTTTCTTTTTCTCCTAAAATCTACAATTGATCATATAATGACCAATTTTCCTACAGTGCTTGCAGTATTTTAGGACTCCTTCATATTCCAATTTCTGTGCATAGCCTTTGAGAGGGGAGTCTTCGTATTCTTGGCCTACAAAAACACTCTGAGGAAGTGGCTTTAGGAGGTCCACTTCTACTCGAATTTTCGCCATACTTGGCCTAGTTCTTCCCATTGTGGTTGCGTCTAGAGCAAGGGGTGTTCCTACTGAGCTTAGGAGTTATTTGATATAGTTCTAATCATGCATATGAAATGGTAATCCTGGCAATAGTGCCCAAGTCGGTGCTACAGGGAGATATTCTTCTAGTTTAAAGTTCGGCGACCATTTTTGGAGCCACATTTGCATACCATTAATCTCTATTACCCTCCTAAACCAAACTAATTTCCAATCCTCCTCGTTAAATAAATCAATGAAGACATTATGGTTATAAAAAACCCCAATTCTCATTGATCCAATAAGAGAGAAAATTTCCTTGAATCTTGACCTAATTCTATCAATTTGGGGGCGGGGTCTTAGAAATCGACCAACAATTGTGTATTTGGAAGACTATGCCATTATTCCATAATAGTTAGAAGCTTTAAAGATTACATCGAGCATACTGTTATGATTAGTGTGACGAGCTTTcaccttttccttttcaattttgaGATTTGCCATAGATGGACTGGATGGCGCTATGACTTTAGCAGCATAAGAGATTTTTTCTGGAATTGATCCTTGCAAGTGAGAAGGATATACTTTATCTTGTTGTTGCCCATCCAGACGCGCCGGTTGGAGTCCTACCAGAGGCTCTAGCTGGAGGTGCGTGAGACAGAAATGCTGAGAAAATAGCCGTTTGGAGAGATATTCGATGAGATAGAAGAGAGAGAATTTAACTGGTTATTTTTTTAGTGCtagtatatttttagacttgtgtgcatgtttggtttggagcccggaGATCtggggtgagtttcgaataggctaTGGGATATTTTAGACTTAAAAATCTGTTGTGTTTTGCTGCAGCTGGTGTTCTgatattttgtgcttcgcgatcgcaaagcCATTTTCGCGATCGCAAAGCACAAAATATCAGAACACCAGCTGCAGCAAAACACAAGCCATTCTCGCAATCGCGAAGGGGAATCTGGGTTGGGGATGATTTTACtctacgtgaacgcgaaggctagGTTACGAACATGGAGCGATGGGGGCTTTATCCTTCACGAATGCGACCACCCTTAGCAAACACGAACATGAGCGAGggcttgcgaacgcgaaggccaagagggcatagccttcgcgaacgcgatgagaaTTTTGGGATCATGTAAGTCTTTAGGAAGCTGCTCTTCACGAACGTGACAGTGTCCTCACAAACGCAATGAACATTGTCGCCCAACTATTAAACCGTCCCATTATGGGACTTAGGCCAtgctttcaaattttaaaaatcCAAACGACCTAGGGGCGATTCTCTCAAGCTAATTTcttccccaaagtgttggtaagTGATTCCAAACcattttctttcaattacccattgcatTCCATGAATTtacaacctaaaatctaggattttcatggtagaaattggggtttgggtagaattagggatttttcgAATATTGGGATTTAGAactcaatttggggtcggatttcaaaactaattgcatattcgggaacggggatgaatgggtaaatagattttggtccgaacctcaagttttgaccaagcaggccttGGGTCAATCTTTGACTTTCTGGGAGaaagtttgagaaatataaaTTCATGCATTGTAGTTGGTTCCTTTCCCCATAATTGATattattgagttaattgtggccAGATACGAGTAGTTTGGAGGTGGATACTAGTGGAAAAGTGGTAATTGAGCATTGAGTGGCCCGCGGAGCGAGATAAGCGTCTtgttaaccttggcttgagggattaggtattatttgctatgtgtttgtatgttgagtacaacgtataggtgaggtgacaagTACTTATGCATTGTTGTTGAGTCATAACTGGATAGTGAGTCTTATTCATAAAATTGTAGCTTTTCATGATAATactatccatgcttagactagtttatTGTTATGTTAATCGTTCTTATCATATGTacagattttggtattgattgagtACTGATTCAAATTTGAGGTTGATATTGTGGTAGCAAATGTTGAAGTAAgatttttgttgtcatttctatctccctattattattgttccttattttggtgagggagagtgttaatgcatgaagggtgatgtcgtgccattcttatttgatttatatggtgaggttgagagtaaaagcacgaaggatgatgccgtgccattttatgagagagttaatgcacgaatggtgatgtcgtgccattcttatttgatttatatggtaaggatgagagtaaaagcacgaagggtgattccgtgccaTTTCTGTTGATTatctggtgaggttgagagtaaaatcacgaagggtgatgccgtgaatTTCTTATtaatgtgtttacttgttattactgGTTCAAGGTGTACTAGCTACTTGACTTTCTTTACTACTCTGATTCTTTATCTTGCAatcccctcagcatgttttcccctcccattATTATCTGTTCAGCTTCTATTAGTTGTTATTGTGCtcttatattgtttaactgcacatgtttatgtaTGTGTCTtttcctagcctcgtcactacttcgctgaggttaggctttCGTCACTTATCAGTACATAGGGTCGgctgtactgatactgcactctgcactttctgtgcagattttgatACTAGCCTGAGTTGACTATGAGTTTAGCAGCTGGACTTGAGCGAcaggagaccaaggtagatctgttggTGTCCACAGACCCTGGAGTCTTTTCCTAGACTTGTTATTTTATTGTTCCTTTTCTTTCAAAATAGTGTATTATCTTTCAGATTCTGTTTGTAGTAACTCGTAATagctcgtgagttgtgactccaTATCCTAAATGTTTCATTTACTTTGGGTTTTATAATATTCCGCAAACTCTGTTTAGCTTCTATTTGACTTAATTAAATTCTATTATTAGAAAAAAGACTTGTTAAAATGGATTTTGTGCATTCTGTAATGTTAGCttacctagcaagtgaaatgttaggcgccatcacggtcccaaaGGTGGGAATTctgggccgtgacaagttggtatcagagcactaggttgactaggtctcacaattcacgagcaaacttagtagagtctggagaatcggtacagagacgtctgtacctctcttctagaggctatggagttaggaacaatttcgcttctattcttctctatcatgtgattttgttctctcaatgctaattgaactcttctattcTTTCTCTTTCACAAATAGCGAGAACACGCACCGCGTCTTCAGTTGAGTAGTAGCTAGAGACACCAGTGGCAGCTCCAACGAGGGGCAGAGGAAGAagccgaggccatgctagaggccgaggtaggggcagggctTAACCCAGAGCTCAAGCAGCAGCACCAACAAAggagcctcaggtggagtttgatgatgaggttctagcCTAGACTGTTCCTGCAGGACCAACTCAAAttccagaggggttcatagccaccctagtacttcaggatgctttggttcgTCTAGTGGGCCTAATGGAGAGTGTTACTCAGACCGGCACATTTCTTGGGgaaccagccgtctctcaggcgaGGGGAGGAGTCCAGACTCTTGCTACTCACACCcaggagcagatggctccctagtttcagactctgGTAGCTCAGCCAGTTGTGGCAGTTCCGTCGGGGTGTTGCAGCACAGGCTGGTGACGGATCAGCTATGTCTTTTGAGGCTTTGtagagattggataggtttaccaagcttttcccAGTTcactatggcggtacatctttaGAGGACCCTAGGACTATCTGGATAGTTGTCATGAGGTGTTACAGTTGATAATTAGGTATTATGGTTCGTCTTACaccccttcttacttgagttttgattaaaaatgtgtacaaaatagtctcaaagccttacatgttgtacttgtttgcagggtttggtcaaaaggtgacaattagtcaaaaccggctcaaaaaggagtgaaacattcacaagtaccaagaacaagtccaagcatagTGCAGCAGGTCCCCTGCGGTCGCATTCCATTTGGTGTTTGGTCCGTAGTGAAAGTGCATATTTTGGAAACTCAAGCATtgcggccgcaaagcattttgtgtggaccgcaatgGCCTCACCACGGCCACAATATAAATTGTGTGGTCTGCAAAGAAGGAGTTCAGTGAGTTGGGACTTTGGAGAATTAATGCCAATGCGGTccacggtcctttttgtgcggaccgcaatagaagccaccgcggtcgcggtgcattttatgtggcccacgatgtccaagttcagagagcggAGAATTAAAGCCAAGAagcctcaccgcggccgcacttgattttgtgcggaccgcactaccccccataggggtatttttgtccagaaaatttggcctagtataaatactttcttttcccatttttaggtcatcggTTGTAATCTGACTTTGGGATGAGCACGTGAACGACTGTTcttaaccattttgagtaattttagagtagttttatcattgaatcttcaagtattagcttgtatttacatcttatgggtttttcttcatctatttattagttttcttctattattatgagtagttagacccattagttagggttgtggctcaaccctagtgtgggtatttgatgggtcttgagtttaatgcttgaatgtctatgggtatttgatatttggactaatttgtgcttttcatgttgaattagtggttgcaaacactaatttgtgcctatttgacttgggttcttcttgagaaaaagaacttgagtctaggaaaattagtccaacaaggaataggggcgtattcaagagattgatagccccaattaaagggtacctagagataataatatctgacttgaacctaaattgcttgcacaaattatcatacccaatttgTCTTAAGAAAGTCAATTAAGGcgaaatcactcaaactaccgagaggtatagagtgagaagttttgtgcattggttatatcgtaatccccaacatgacaatcttgccttagactcgagaacccgtcaagtatccacctaggagaaagtcacttccctagtgcctccttaactatttagacaacctttcaagtatcttactcttagcttaatctagcatcttattagcataatattagaagtaatcaaaagaccAATGATGTTTGGAAGAGTAATCAAGAGCAATTatgcatctctagtttagataggaatccaattcccacttctagatccctgtggattcgatcccgaccatctcgggtaaaagctgcttcgaccactctcgctaccttgtagtggtatagggttggctccgatcactttttggcgtcattgccggggagctaacggttttggctatctatctaaatatttttgtgtattgttcttctttccttctgcgttactaatttgtgtgtgtcacaacttcatgtacaaaatggcagcaaataacgcacctcttggagattttccgccgggggaggaggtagatgacaatattgatgatgagtttcttattgtgcctcaaggacaaaggagaggccgctaGGCCAATGAtgatattccagaccctccctgccacctccaagagttcctcctcgagtgcttccaaaccaaggatatgctagtgcaattgtcccacctcgGATCCGGGCggacaattttcaaattacaaatgtgatgctgacattacTAGAGCaacgagggtatttcacgggcgctgacaatcagaatgcttacaaacatctcaagggtttcgtggatacctgttgggggagcaagcaaactaatgtgtctgaggatgcacttcggttgagacaaTTCCCTtcctcacttagagggaaggcattggattggcttgaacgacttcccaaccatttcatcattacttgggatgagttggcgaataaattcattgcaaagtttttctcgccgGGGCACATAGAAACactgagagatgagatcttagctttcaagcaggagcccactgaACCGTTACATGAGATTTGAGAGTGAtatagaaccatggtaaaggaatgtcccgacaatgatatgactgaggcaataaTACAatagactttctaccggggcattaacacaacaaatcagtgcacagtgaaccaacttgttgggggtaatttcatgaagctgtcttatgatgaggcttgtgacattcttgatgagatggctgacacgtcctccgcttggcaaagtagagccaatgtgccacagggtgaccccacagtcactcacttgcacaaagagctacatgaccatGGGTAGGCTATAGCAGAGTTGACAataacaatgaaccagctagcaaaggcacatTTACAACAGGTTTAAAATCCGCACAAAGTAAATGCTATGgtgggtgtcaacatgctagtgaacaaaagaagacaaagaggtcaacagaaccaagggagttcggatcaatttgacaatgattgtagtggattccaagatgatggttatgatgggcagaatgaagaggtgcaatacgtgaacaactatcaaggccaaaggggcaattcttccaaccaacaacaatggagaccccaaggcaattggggcaatcaacaacaataagggaatagtaattgggggaacaacaacaaaaaatccaaTTGGGAAAATCAGaacaatcaaggtaattggaatggcaacaacaacaactagcaTAGTAACAACAATaagggtggttggaacaatgtcaatcaaggaaatcgggggcaaggctttcaaaggtccccaatgtatcaacaaccgaacaatccacccccatttccatccctaggtcctagttcttccaacaatgaaatggggagaatcgaaatgatgttcgaacataTGATGAAAAATAATacggactctgatgctcagttggcttcccataatacttcaatcagaaacttggaggtttaattaggccaaatctcacaatctttGAATACCCGTCCTAAGGGggatctaccaagtgatacgatagTTAACCCGAAGGATGgtaacaatcatgttatggcggtaactacaagaacTGGATGAGGCGGTGACGTGAATGCCTCCaagcaaaaagaaattttgagtgaagaagtcgagttgcaagaagatgaaattcCTTTGGTAGTTggaaatgtgattgatgagaacgtgaataagaaagtgaggattgatattcaagatgccgaggtggagactCGGAATGACGTGAACTCGTCTAGGGAACATGTAATAGACATGCCAGaaacggttgtgcctaaagccaaggctcctttgccaaggccacctccatcTTATCCTTAAAGGCTcgtgaagcagaaaaatgagaatcagtttaaaaattttattgacatgatgaagagcttatccattaacgtgcctttggtggaggctccaGAACAAATGTCGAGCTATGCTAAATTCCTGAAGGACTTCGTGACAAAGAAAAGGTCCATGGACTgcgaaactatcaagatgacccaccaagttagtgaaatagtgcactcaatggccccAAAGCTAGAAGATCcaagtgctttcaccattccttgcaccattgggagtgttgactttgcaaaagctctatatGATTTGGgtgcaagtatcaacttgatgccctactcagttttgaagactttgggtattgggaaaccgaggcagacttccatgagattgtaaatggcggatagaactatgaagataccgttgggtattattgatgatgttcttgttcgggcggacaaatttatcttgccagctgattttatgatcttggattgtgaggtagattatgaggttccaatCATTTTGGGAAGACCTTTCATTGCtattgggaaggccttagttgatgtagaAGCATGGGAACTCACCTtctgggtgggtgatgagaaagcgGTCTTTcgtgtgtgcaagtcaatgaagcaaccCAACAGTTATAAGGTTTGCtcctttgtggaccttgtcacggcagtgatagttgatgataccagtgtaatgatcaacgtggaggaccctctagaggcagtattgttgaatcggatgtaaatgaggatgaaggcctagtggagtgcgtgaatgctttacatggaatgggctcttactcttatgagcatAGGAAACTAtatttggatcttgaaaatagaaagactccaccaacaaaaccttcaatcgaggaacgtccagtgttggagttgaagtcgttgcctccacacctcagatatgagttcttaggccctagttcaactttgttagttattctttcttcttgtcttactaacatgctggttgatgccacattggcgatgctccaaaagcggaagaagacaattggatggaccttagctgatattttggggataagccccacattctgtatgcacaagattattctggaagatgatggaaagccctccttggaacatcaaaggaggttgaacgaggcaatgcaagaagttatgaaaaaggagttgatcaagtggttggatgtcggggttgtgtactccatctctaatagctcttggacttcgctggtgcaatgtgtaccgaagaagggtggcatgaccgtgattGCAAAtttgcaaaatgagttgattcctaccaggaccatcaccgggtggagggtgtgcatggattacCAGAAGTCGAATAAAGTGactcgcaaggatcactttccattgccttttcttgatcagatgttagatcgacttgccgGGCAtaccttctactgtttcttggatgggtattctggatacaaccaaatcttgattgctccggaagatcaggagaagaccacattcacttgtccatatggcacttttgccttttctaggatgccttttgggttgtgtaatgcaccgactacatttcagcggtgtatgatggccattttcaccgatatgctggaagatattttggaggtgttcatggacgactttagtgttgtgggtgattcatttgatgaatgtttgagaAACCTTGATAGAGCGTTGgctcgttgtgaagaaaccaatcttgttctttattgggagaaatgccacttcatggttgaagagggcatagttcttgggcataaaatttcaaagcatggtatagagatggacaaagcaaaaattgatgtgatttcaaggctccctctcctacctctgtcaagggagttagaagttttcttgggcatgcggggttctaccggagatttatcaatgacttttcgaaggtagtgaaccccttatgcaagttattggaaaaagatgccatgttcgtgttcgatgagagatgtatgcaagcctttgaacttctcaagcacaagttgaccaccactcttattattaccgcacccaattggggATTGCcttttgaactcatgtgtgatgcgagcgatgttgcagttggggtagttttgggtcaaagagtgaacaaaatgtttcatctggtgtcTATACAAGTAATACAaagaatgatgctcaagtgaactacacggtgactgagaaagagcttttggctattttgttcgcgatggagaaatttcggccgcatctcatgggtgccaaggtcatagttcataccgatcatgccgaactccggtacttgatgacgaagaaggattccaaagctagactgatgcggtgggtcttgttacttcaagagtttgatttggagattccgGACCGGAAGGGTaatgaaaaccaagtggcggaccacttgtcccgcttggagatggaggggaggcctcgtgatgtcctagagatcagtgattcatttcccgatgaacaactcctttctaTGTCGGtaaatggtatgccatggtttgcagacgttgctaatttccttataattggtataatcccgtgtgagctctcttctaaccaaaggaagaagctcaaacgggatagtttagatttctattgggatgagccgtactttttcaagatttgcatggatggtgtgatccgaaggtgtgtcccaaaggaggagcaattgagtatcttagaggcttgtcattcctctccctatggtggccatcatggcgggtcGAGGACGGCTTCGAAAGtttttagttgtgggt
This sequence is a window from Nicotiana sylvestris chromosome 3, ASM39365v2, whole genome shotgun sequence. Protein-coding genes within it:
- the LOC138888038 gene encoding protein PXR1-like — its product is MAKIRVEVDLLKPLPQSVFVGQEYEDSPLKGYAQKLEYEGVLKYCKHCRKIEQEGRKVDESSNEKVPKLPSSENNQIQQHDNQQQEKNCHKISKEKKKKTKKKKTKKLPKKSKVVFKPVNSKRREENASATKQNDFSRQAIEESILSPMSKNNVSQKDPNDKKVSPHSSEKQVESNEKEEL
- the LOC138888039 gene encoding uncharacterized protein, yielding MMKSLSINVPLVEAPEQMSSYAKFLKDFVTKKRSMDCETIKMTHQVSEIVHSMAPKLEDPSAFTIPCTIGSVDFAKALYDLGANYEVPIILGRPFIAIGKALVDVEAWELTFWVGDEKAVFRVCKSMKQPNSYKVCSFVDLVTAVIVDDTSVMINVEDPLEETIFGS